One Streptomyces sp. V4I8 genomic window carries:
- a CDS encoding DUF47 domain-containing protein, translating to MRFRLTPRETSFYDMFAASADNIVTGSKLLMELLGADTAGRAEIAERMRAAEHAGDDATHAIFHQLNSSFITPFDREDIYNLASCLDDIMDFMEEAVDLVVLYNVEELPKGVEQQIEVLARAAELTAEAMPNLRTMDNLTEYWIEVNRLENQADQIHRKLLAHLFNGKYDAIEVLKLKQIVDVLEEAADAFEHVANTVETIAVKES from the coding sequence CGGACAACATCGTCACGGGCTCGAAGCTCCTGATGGAACTGCTCGGGGCGGACACCGCCGGCCGGGCCGAGATCGCAGAGCGTATGCGGGCCGCGGAACACGCAGGTGACGACGCCACTCACGCGATCTTCCACCAGCTGAACTCCTCGTTCATCACGCCGTTCGACCGCGAGGACATCTACAACCTCGCATCGTGCCTCGACGACATCATGGACTTCATGGAGGAGGCCGTCGACCTGGTCGTCCTCTACAACGTCGAGGAACTGCCCAAGGGCGTCGAGCAGCAGATCGAGGTGCTGGCGCGGGCCGCGGAGCTCACGGCCGAGGCCATGCCGAACCTGCGCACCATGGACAACCTCACGGAGTACTGGATCGAGGTCAACCGCCTCGAGAACCAGGCCGACCAGATACACCGCAAGCTTCTCGCCCACCTCTTCAACGGCAAGTACGACGCGATCGAGGTCCTCAAGCTCAAGCAGATCGTGGATGTGCTGGAGGAAGCGGCGGACGCCTTCGAGCACGTGGCGAACACGGTGGAGACCATCGCCGTCAAGGAGTCCTGA
- a CDS encoding anion permease produces MDTFALVATIGVALFFTYTNGFHDSANAIATSVSTRALTPRAALAMAAVMNLGGAFLGSGVAKTVSEGLIQTPEGSKGMGILFAALVGAITWNLVTWYFGLPSSSSHALFGGMVGAALAGGTTVYWSGVLEKVVIPMFVSPVVGLCAGYLVMTAIMWIFRRANPHKAKRGFRIAQTVSAAGMALGHGLQDAQKTMGIVVMALVIADVEDYGDPIPVWVKIVCAVMLSLGTYAGGWRIMRTLGRKIIELDPPQGFAAETTGASIMFTTAFLFKAPISTTHVITSAIMGVGATKRVNAVRWGVAKNIVLGWFITMPAAAVVAACAFGVVKLAFL; encoded by the coding sequence ATGGACACCTTCGCGCTGGTCGCGACCATCGGGGTCGCGCTCTTCTTCACGTACACCAACGGCTTCCACGACTCGGCGAACGCGATCGCGACGTCCGTGTCGACGCGGGCGCTGACGCCGCGGGCCGCGCTGGCGATGGCCGCGGTGATGAACCTCGGCGGCGCCTTTCTGGGGTCCGGGGTCGCCAAGACCGTCAGTGAGGGGCTGATCCAGACACCCGAGGGCTCGAAGGGGATGGGGATTCTGTTCGCGGCCCTGGTGGGCGCGATCACCTGGAATCTCGTCACCTGGTACTTCGGCCTTCCGTCCTCCTCCTCGCACGCGCTGTTCGGGGGCATGGTGGGGGCGGCGCTGGCCGGGGGGACCACGGTGTACTGGAGCGGGGTGCTGGAGAAGGTCGTCATCCCGATGTTCGTGTCGCCCGTCGTGGGGCTGTGCGCGGGCTACCTCGTGATGACGGCCATCATGTGGATCTTCCGGCGGGCCAATCCGCACAAGGCCAAGCGCGGGTTCCGGATCGCGCAGACCGTGTCGGCGGCCGGGATGGCGCTCGGACATGGTCTGCAGGACGCGCAGAAGACGATGGGCATCGTGGTGATGGCGCTGGTCATCGCCGATGTCGAGGACTACGGCGATCCCATTCCGGTGTGGGTCAAGATCGTGTGTGCCGTGATGCTGTCGCTGGGGACGTATGCCGGTGGGTGGCGGATCATGCGGACGCTGGGGCGGAAGATCATTGAGTTGGATCCGCCGCAGGGGTTCGCTGCGGAGACGACTGGCGCGTCGATCATGTTCACCACCGCCTTCCTCTTCAAGGCGCCGATCTCGACGACCCACGTCATCACCTCGGCGATCATGGGCGTCGGCGCGACGAAGCGGGTGAACGCCGTGCGGTGGGGCGTGGCCAAGAACATCGTCCTCGGGTGGTTCATCACGATGCCGGCGGCGGCGGTTGTCGCGGCTTGTGCGTTCGGCGTCGTGAAACTGGCGTTCCTGTAG
- the pstB gene encoding phosphate ABC transporter ATP-binding protein PstB, with product MAKRIDVSGLTAYYGSHKAIEDISMTVEPRSVTAFIGPSGCGKSTFLRTLNRMHEVTSGGRVEGKVLLDDEDLYGPGIDPVSVRREVGMVFQRPNPFPTMSIFDNVAAGLRLNGSYKKSELQDVVEKSLKGANLWNEVKDRLNKPGSGLSGGQQQRLCIARAIAVEPNVLLMDEPCSALDPISTLAIEDLIGELKERFTIVIVTHNMQQAARVSDRTAFFNLAAVGQPGKLIEIDDTERIFSNPSVQATEDYISGRFG from the coding sequence ATGGCCAAGCGAATCGACGTAAGCGGGCTCACCGCCTACTACGGCTCCCACAAGGCGATAGAAGACATCTCGATGACGGTCGAGCCCCGCTCGGTGACGGCCTTCATCGGCCCCTCCGGCTGCGGCAAGTCGACGTTCCTGCGCACGCTGAACCGCATGCACGAGGTGACGTCGGGCGGCCGCGTGGAAGGCAAGGTGTTGCTGGACGACGAGGACCTGTACGGCCCCGGCATCGACCCGGTGTCGGTCCGCCGCGAGGTCGGCATGGTGTTCCAGCGCCCGAACCCGTTCCCCACGATGTCGATCTTCGACAACGTGGCGGCGGGCCTGCGCCTGAACGGCAGCTACAAGAAGAGCGAGCTGCAGGACGTCGTCGAGAAGTCTCTCAAGGGCGCGAACCTCTGGAACGAGGTCAAGGACCGCCTGAACAAGCCCGGCTCGGGCCTGTCGGGTGGCCAGCAGCAGCGCCTGTGCATCGCGCGGGCGATCGCCGTGGAACCGAACGTCCTGCTGATGGACGAGCCCTGCTCCGCCCTGGACCCGATCTCCACCCTCGCCATCGAGGACCTGATCGGCGAGCTGAAGGAACGCTTCACGATCGTCATCGTGACGCACAACATGCAGCAGGCGGCCCGTGTCTCCGACCGCACCGCCTTCTTCAACCTGGCGGCCGTCGGCCAGCCCGGCAAGCTGATCGAGATCGACGACACGGAGCGCATCTTCTCCAACCCGTCGGTCCAGGCCACCGAGGACTACATCTCCGGCCGCTTCGGCTGA